Proteins encoded within one genomic window of Fusarium musae strain F31 chromosome 4, whole genome shotgun sequence:
- a CDS encoding hypothetical protein (EggNog:ENOG41~CAZy:GT90), which produces MGPKHPIKKLMADARARHEGLLSKRSHNLYDAAERYRARRGRHPPPGFDKWMEAALASNSIVVEDYFDRIYKDLAPYWALDAHTLARRASAWHWVVKVRNGVATGVGDATGRVPWLELWTKLVGEFAKDLPDVDMPINYMDEPRLLVPFDELSKFVEQERDNRRIAPMKEVVTRFKALSKLDDEKPQPYDPYWYNSSANYWELARVTCDPNTPSRNVQQVSDFKAPVEYPSNWNPEYAYKGYIKNWTAAQDPCLQPHLRQMHGSFVAPLSLSTSTELIPLFGGSKLPMNNEILIPGAMYLTADEFYSGGEKMGPAWHAKKTGVVWRGDASGGEPRADVWHRFHRHRLIQMLNGTYVDSVEHRGVKPKTFQLPTPDHYNSTHRASKTIGQWLMQISDCGFKRLLCEKVGCDPVTPYYRELKHMAMKEQYRYKFLPDTDGNSFSARFRGFLRSSSMPLKATIYAEWHDDRLTPWVHFVPFDNTFQDLYPILEFFTNEEAGGDTAARFIAERGRDWASQVLRREDMCLYTWRLLLEWARVCDEDREKLGFIRDLIEPRKDSIR; this is translated from the coding sequence ATGGGCCCAAAACATCCGATTAAGAAGCTCATGGCAGATGCCCGCGCTCGCCATGAGGGCCTCCTTTCAAAACGAAGCCATAATCTTTATGATGCTGCTGAGCGTTATCGCGCCCGCCGAGGACGTCACCCGCCACCAGGCTTCGATAAGTGGATGGAGGCTGCACTCGCTTCCAACAGCATTGTGGTTGAGGATTATTTCGATCGTATATACAAGGATTTGGCTCCATATTGGGCGCTTGACGCTCACACCTTAGCCAGGCGCGCATCCGCCTGGCATTGGGTCGTGAAAGTTCGCAATGGCGTGGCCACCGGTGTTGGCGATGCAACCGGTCGTGTGCCATGGCTTGAACTATGGACCAAACTCGTCGGAGAGTTTGCAAAGGATTTGCCCGACGTCGACATGCCAATTAACTACATGGATGAACCTCGACTTCTTGTTCCTTTCGACGAATTATCCAAATTTGTCGAACAAGAACGCGACAATCGGCGCATTGCTCCTATGAAAGAGGTCGTCACAAGATTCAAGGCTTTGTCCAAGCTCGACGACGAAAAACCTCAGCCTTACGATCCCTACTGGTACAATAGCTCAGCTAACTATTGGGAACTTGCGCGTGTGACGTGTGACCCCAACACTCCGTCACGCAATGTTCAACAAGTCTCAGACTTTAAGGCTCCCGTTGAATATCCCTCAAATTGGAATCCCGAGTACGCTTATAaaggttatataaaaaactggACTGCTGCCCAGGACCCGTGTTTACAACCACATCTGCGCCAAATGCACGGGAGCTTTGTTGCGCCTCTCAGTTTGTCTACTTCTACCGAATTGATCCCATTGTTTGGCGGATCTAAGCTTCCTATGAACAACGAGATCCTCATCCCTGGCGCCATGTACCTTACTGCCGACGAATTCTATTCTGGAGGGGAGAAGATGGGTCCAGCATGGCACGCCAAGAAAACCGGTGTTGTTTGGAGAGGTGATGCTTCTGGTGGTGAGCCGAGAGCTGATGTCTGGCATCGCTTCCATCGTCACCGTCTTATCCAGATGCTGAATGGCACATATGTTGACAGTGTTGAGCATCGAGGCGTCAAGCCCAAGACATTTCAACTGCCAACTCCCGACCATTACAACAGCACCCATCGCGCCTCCAAAACCATTGGTCAATGGTTGATGCAGATCTCTGACTGCGGATTCAAACGTCTTCTATGTGAAAAAGTTGGCTGTGATCCTGTCACCCCTTATTATCGTGAATTGAAGCATATGGCCATGAAGGAGCAGTACCGCTACAAATTTTTGCCTGATACCGACGGCAATTCATTCAGCGCCCGTTTTCGTGGCTTCCTACGTTCCTCGAGCATGCCTCTCAAGGCTACTATCTATGCTGAATGGCATGACGACCGTCTTACTCCATGGGTTCACTTTGTACCCTTCGATAATACTTTTCAAGACCTTTACCCCATCCTCGAATTCTTCACAAATGAAGAAGCCGGCGGGGATACCGCCGCGCGATTTATCGCTGAGAGGGGAAGAGACTGGGCCAGTCAAGTCTTGCGTCGCGAAGACATGTGTCTTTACACTTGGCGTCTGTTACTTGAGTGGGCTCGAGTCTGCGATGAAGATCGCGAGAAGCTTGGATTCATAAGAGACTTGATAGAGCCCAGAAAGGATTCAATACGGTAA
- a CDS encoding hypothetical protein (EggNog:ENOG41) yields MLSSTRSAASMALRVKPTTAIVPFRTTAAAFTTNSRRDASALQTHSATGVGKVRREVPLPSEVAPKGALQYALTTLDAVTNWARQSSLWPMTFGLACCAVEMMHLSTPRYDQDRLGIIFRASPRQSDVMIVAGTLTNKMAPALRQVYDQMPDPRWVISMGSCANGGGYYHYSYSVVRDMSPNSPLRSYSPSNSQARADRVVPVDVYVPGCPPTSEALMYGIFQLQRKMRKTRITRHWYRT; encoded by the exons ATGCTCTCTTCCACGCGGTCCGCGGCTTCAATGGCCCTCCGAG TCAAGCCTACAACTGCCATTGTTCCTTTCAGAACTACCGCTGCCGCCTTCACGACCAACTCTCGCCGCGATGCGAGCGCCCTCCAGACTCACTCCGCAACTGGTGTAGGAAAGGTTCGCAGAGAGGTTCCGCTGCCCAGCGAGGTTGCTCCCAAGGGTGCCTTGCAGTATGCGCT AACCACACTTGATGCCGTCACCAACTGGGCTCGTCAGTCGTCCCTGTGGCCCATGACCTTCGGTCTGGCCTGCTGTGCCGTCGAAATGATGCATCTCTCTACCCCCCGATACGATCAGGATCGCCTCGGTATTATTTTCCGTGCCTCGCCACGACAGTCCGATGTCATGATTGTTGCTGGAACTCTCACAAACAAGATGGCTCCTGCTCTTCGACAGGTTTACGATCAGATGCCTGATCCCCGCTGGGTCATTTCCATGGGTTCGTGCGCTAATGGTGGTGGATACTACCACTACAGCTACTCTGTCGTCCGAGATATGTCCCCCAACTCCCCCCTTCGTTCATACAGTCCGTCTAACTCCCAGGCAAGGGCCGATAGAGTAGTACCGGTCGATGTATATGTTCCTGGCTGTCCTCCTACAAGCGAGGCTCTGATGTACGGGAttttccagctccagcgcaagatgaggaagacgagaatCACACGCCACTGGTATAGAACCTAA